In the Doryrhamphus excisus isolate RoL2022-K1 chromosome 2, RoL_Dexc_1.0, whole genome shotgun sequence genome, TACCAAACCAAATGATACCATACCTTACCATATGATACCATACCATACAATACCAAATTATATACCATATGATACCTTAATATACGATACCAAATGATACCATACCATATCATACCATGCCAAATGATACCATACCATATGATACCATACGATACCATACCAAATGATACCATACCATATGATACCATATCATACCATACCATATCATACCATACCAAATGATACCATACCAtatcataccataccatactatATGATACCAGGAATGATGCTCCATCTAATCGTCCTCTTGGTCCTCATGCAGGGGCCACCAAAGACATGGGCAAGATGCTAGGTGGTGAGGAGGAGAAGGACCCGGATGCGgccaagaaggaggaggaacgTCAAGAGGCACTgaggcagcaggaggaggagaggaaggccAAACACGCCCGCATGGAAGCTGAGAGGGAAAAGGTCCGACAGTCCATCCGGGACAAGGTACTGTTAGCATGTGCGTCCCAccggtccgggtcgcgggggaaGCGGTCTTAGTAGGGACGCCCAGAATTGAGACCACAAATGCACACTGGCGTACTTAGAtttagtcttttgagtgcataatcACACGCTTCTGTACTTAGTCTTGTCAGTGCATAAGCACACGGCTGTACTTATTCTTTTCAGTGCATAAGTGCAAACTGGCATTCTTACTCTTTTCAGTGCACAAGTGCACAAGGCCCTACAGACACTTGCTCTTTTCAGTGCATAGGTGCCTACTGGTGTACTTAGTCTTttcagtgcataagtgcacactggCATATTTTTACATCGTCTTTTGAGTGCACAAGTGCAAACTGGCATACTTACACTCAGTCTTTTGAGGCCATCAGTGCACACTGGTGTACTGACACTTAGTCTTGTCAGTGCATAAGTGCAAACTGGCATTCGTAGTCTTTTCAGTGCACAAGTGCACAAGGCCATACAAACACTTGCTCTTTTCAGTGCATAGGTGCCTACTGGTGTACTTAGTCTTttcagtgcataagtgcacactggCATAATTTTACTTCGTCTTTTGAGTGCACAAGTGCACACTGGCGTACTTACACtcagtcttttgagtgcataatcGCACGCTTTTGTACTTAGTCTTGTCAGAGCATAAGCACACGGCTGTACTTATTCTttttagtgcataagtgcacactggtgtacttacacttagtctcGTCAGTGCATAAGCACATGGCTGTACTTATTCTTTTCAGTGTATAAGTGCAAACAGGCATTCTTAGTCTTTTCAGTGCACAAGTGCACAAGGCCGTACCTACACTTGCTTTTTTCAGTGCATAAGTACCTACTGGTGTACttagtcttgtttttttttttttttacttagtcTTTTCAGTGCAGAGGCATAATTTTACCTTGTCTTTTGAGTGCACAAGTGCAAACTGGCGTACTTACACTCAGTCTTTTGTGGCCATAAGTGCACACTGgtgtacttacacttagtcttttgagtgcataatcACATGCTTCTGTACTTAGTTTTGTCAGTGCATAAGCACATGGCTGTACTTATTCTTTTCAGTGCATAAGTGCAAACTGGTGTACTGACACTTAGTCTTTTGAGTACATAATCACATGCTTCTGTACTTAGTTTTGTCAGTGCATGAGCACATGGCTGTACTTATTCTTTTCGGTGCGTAAGTGCACACTGgtgtacttacacttagtctttCAGTGCATAAATGCAAGCTTTGGTACTTACACATAGTCATTTGAGTCTATAAGGGTACATTTATATACTTACACTTAATCTTTTGAGTGTGTAAGTTTGCATACTGAGAGCATTATGGTGGCTAACGGTGGAAGGGTACTTACTAGCTGTATCTCAGTTAGTGTACTTAAAGTTAGTATTTTCTGACATGGTTAAGTCCATAAATGTTTCAATAATGACTCAGTGGCGCCTCCTGTGGAAGAAAGCGGCATCGCTCTTCTTTACTGTCTTACTTTTCTGAGATGATGGACGCACGGAGATGATGACTGCTATGATGTGCCGTGATGCCAGGAAGATGTTCTCTTGTGCTCCCGGCAGTACGGCCTGAAGAagaaagaggagaaggaggcGGAGGAGAAGGCCGCCATGGAGCAAGCGTGCGAAGGCTCGCTGACCCGGCCCAAGAAGGCCATCCCGAGGGGCTGCGGCGACGATgacgaggaagacgaggagAGCATCCTGGACACCGTGCTCAAGTTCCTGCCCGGACCTCTGCAGGACATGTTCAAGAAGTAGACCAggaaaagggggggtgggggcatctTCACTTAAGTGAACTTATGGAAGAAGATGGGGGCGGGGTccggggggggggtctgggtgGGTGTTTGCGTGTTTGGGGTGTCGGAGGCTTCACACTGCCTTTTCtactcgtgttttttttttttttttaattcaaggctgcacggtggatgagtggtttgcatgttggcctcacagctaggagacccgagttcaattccacccttgttcCACCAGGAACAGAAAGAGATGTTAGCGTGTTTGCTAGCCGCTAGGAATGAACAGACATGTTGGTGTTTTTGGCTAATTAGCGGGTATGGCTAGCTGCTAGGAAAGTACGTAAATACGTCTTAATGTGTTTGGCTAGCTGCTAGCAACGGAAAGATGTCTTAACGTGTTTGGCTAGCCATCAGGAACGGATGCCACAGTTAGATGTTAGCGTGTTTGGCTAGCTGCTAAAAATGAATTAACAGACTTGTTAGTGTCTTTGGCTAATTAGCATGTACGTATGTGCTAGGAACATAAATACATCTTAGTGTGTTTGGCTAGCTGCTAGGAACGGAAGGATGTTTTAGCATGTTTGGCTAGCTGCTAGCAACGGAAAGACATCTTTGCGTGTTTGGTTAGCTGCTAGGAATGGAACGACATCTTAAGGTGTTTGGCTAGCCATCAGGAACGGATGCCACAGTTTGATGTTAGCGTGTTTGGCTAGCCGCAAGCAATGAATTAACATACATGTTAGTGTTTTTGGCTAATTAGCGTGTCTGCCATCTGCTAGGAAAGTAAATATGTCTTAGTGTGTTTGGCTAGCTGCTTGAAACAGAAAGATGTTTTAGCATGTTTGGCTAGCTGCTAGCAACGGAAAGACGTCTTCGCGCGTGTTTTGTTTGCTGCTAGTAATGGAAAGATATCTTAACGTGTTTGGCTAGCCATCAGGAACAGATGCCACAGTTTGATGTTAGCGTGTTTGGATAGCCGCTAGGAATGAACAGACATGTTAGTGGCTAATTAGCGTGTATATGCTACGAACATAAATACGTCTTAGTGTGTTTGGCTAGCTGCTTGGAACGGAAAGATGTTTTAGCGTGTTTGGCTAGCCATCAGGAACGGATGCCACAGTTAGAAGTTAGCGTGTTTGGCTAGCCGCTAGAAATTAATAAACAGACATGTTAGTGTTTTTGGCTAATTAGCGTGTATGTGCTAGGAACATAAATACGTCTTAGTGTGTTTGGCTAGCTGCTTGGTACAGAAAGATGTTTTAGCGTGTTTGGCTAGCCATCAGGAACGAATGGCACAGTTAGAAGTTAGCGTGTTTGGCTAGCCGCTAGGAATGAATTAACGGACATGTTAGTGTTTTTGGCTAATTAGCGTGTATGTGCTAGGAACATAAACACGTCTTACTGTGTTTGGCTAGCTGCTTGGAACGGAAAGATGTTTTAGCGTGTTTGGCTAGCCATCAGGAACGGATGCCACAGTTAGATGTTAGCGTGTTTGGCTAGCCGCTAGGAATGAACAGACATGTTAGTGGCTAATTAGCGTGTATGTGCTAGGAACATAAATACGTTTTAGTGTGTTTGGCTAGCTGCTTGGAACGGAAAGATGTTTTAGCGTGTTTGGCTAGCCATCAGGAACGAATGCCACAGTTAGATGTTAGCGTGTTTGGCTAGCCGCTAGCCGATGAAGGTGCATATTTGTGGTCACGGTGCGTATCTTGCATGCTCCCCTTAGACAATCACTTGGGCGTTCTTAAGGTCATCAGCAGAGACCAAAGACAAGTTAATTTCCATCCAAGTAGTTGTTTACGTTGTCgccaggcagacaggaagtagagcACTAAGCCATACTCTTTACACTTTGcaataatttgtttgttttgtctccACTGAATGTGTCTTCTTGTCCAAAAGGTGTCTTCTGATCCACTAATCCACGATttgttagccgttagcacaCATTAGCATTCTTATTGACGTGTCTCAGTGGCGTCCGTCCATCGTACGGATTGACCACGCTAGTCACGCTAAACGTACAGTTAGCTATAGCAACCACCACCGGTAACAAAAGcactttttgctttttctttggccttCAGCAGCcacaactttattgacataCAAGCATGACAACAATGTTAGCGATGTTAGCATCAaagtttatttcttctttttcgtCCTTTGCTgcgtctcaaatggaatacttacATCAGTGCACTTCAATAAGTACACTTTTACACACTTGGATGAGTACACTTTATTtaccttcttcttctctcccttTTAATGCGGATTTGCAACCACCGGATGGAACGCTAGCCCCTCCCCCTTCCGCTATGTAGCCAAGAGTGCGCACTTAGAATTTTGAGTGTTTTCATACCTACTTTCCTGTATATGAACACacttatataagtatataagtatatataagtcCATGAGAAGTACACTCGCGGAAGACCACACGTTGAGGTTGGCTTTGTGTACTTACACGTGGTTAAGTGCATAAGTGCATGAGAAGTACAGGGAAATATAGTAAACTGAGTGTATAAGTGCGTGAGAAGTACAGCGAAATATAGTAcactgagtgcataagtgcgggagaagtacagtgaactaTAGTAcactgagtgcataagtgtgcgAGAAATACagtgagtgcataagtgcacgagaagtacagtgaaatgtAGTACACTGAGTGTATAAGTGCAAGTGAAGTGCTTTGTACTTAGTGAAGTGCACTTCATTAAGTACTTTGTACTTAGTTCCTGACAGTGTACCACAGCTCA is a window encoding:
- the LOC131119411 gene encoding complexin-2, with protein sequence MDFVMKQALGGATKDMGKMLGGEEEKDPDAAKKEEERQEALRQQEEERKAKHARMEAEREKVRQSIRDKYGLKKKEEKEAEEKAAMEQACEGSLTRPKKAIPRGCGDDDEEDEESILDTVLKFLPGPLQDMFKK